One stretch of Amycolatopsis tolypomycina DNA includes these proteins:
- a CDS encoding 5-dehydro-4-deoxyglucarate dehydratase, giving the protein MAQNEIELDGLLAFPLTPFTEDLEVNLDALAENVESHIAAGAGALFVACGTGEFSSLSPAEVTSVLTRAREVAAGRVPVWVGAGGGAASARAGIAAAQAAGADGVLLLPPYLVTGPSSGLVDFVRYAVGDSTVPVIVYHRGTGVFTAPAAAALLDIPSVVGLKDGYGDVECMTRIVTTIRSQDTERARNFLFFNGLPTAEVSAKAYAAIGVARYSSAVHCFAPEIAHRFHRALGEGDTRVMDALLTGFYLPLVALRDETPGFAVSLVKAAARLRGDKVGPVRPPLVEPTPEQIRRLEKVVEDGFVTLKGLG; this is encoded by the coding sequence ATGGCACAGAACGAGATCGAGCTGGACGGCCTGCTGGCGTTCCCCCTCACCCCGTTCACCGAGGACCTCGAGGTCAACCTCGACGCGCTCGCGGAGAACGTGGAGAGCCACATCGCGGCGGGCGCCGGTGCGCTGTTCGTCGCGTGCGGCACCGGCGAGTTCAGCTCGCTCTCGCCCGCCGAGGTCACCTCGGTGCTCACCCGGGCCCGGGAGGTGGCCGCCGGCCGCGTTCCGGTCTGGGTGGGCGCCGGGGGCGGCGCGGCGTCGGCGCGGGCCGGGATCGCGGCGGCACAGGCGGCGGGCGCGGACGGCGTCCTGCTGCTACCGCCGTACCTGGTGACCGGGCCGTCTTCGGGGCTGGTCGATTTCGTCCGGTACGCCGTCGGCGACTCGACGGTGCCGGTCATCGTCTACCACCGCGGCACCGGCGTGTTCACCGCGCCGGCCGCGGCCGCGCTGCTCGACATCCCGTCGGTCGTCGGCCTCAAGGACGGCTACGGCGACGTCGAGTGCATGACCCGGATCGTCACCACGATCCGGTCGCAAGACACCGAGCGGGCACGGAACTTCCTGTTCTTCAACGGGTTGCCGACCGCGGAGGTCTCGGCCAAGGCGTACGCGGCGATCGGGGTCGCCCGGTACTCCTCGGCCGTGCACTGCTTCGCCCCGGAGATCGCGCACCGCTTCCACCGCGCGCTCGGCGAGGGCGACACGCGGGTGATGGACGCCCTGCTCACCGGCTTCTACCTGCCGCTGGTGGCGTTGCGGGACGAGACGCCCGGCTTCGCCGTCTCGCTGGTGAAGGCGGCCGCCCGGCTGCGCGGCGACAAGGTCGGCCCGGTCCGGCCGCCGCTGGTCGAGCCGACCCCGGAGCAGATCCGCCGGCTGGAGAAGGTCGTCGAGGACGGCTTCGTGACGCTGAAGGGGCTCGGCTGA
- a CDS encoding DUF6294 family protein, giving the protein MRMGSLVKAVAVALAVLAGGVAVTAPASATTTGITFRTGSDLHSGDCTLFHGATWILNSDGTASFDGTVTSSDDNDAWLMWAHVMDRNGAELGLVGNTFPNTPDPNKFAQNMPDSSLQYRFLATGHFPASWYGLIGQLRLEYHC; this is encoded by the coding sequence ATGCGAATGGGATCTCTGGTGAAAGCGGTGGCGGTCGCGCTGGCCGTGCTGGCCGGCGGCGTCGCCGTCACCGCACCGGCGTCGGCCACGACGACCGGTATCACTTTCCGGACAGGCAGTGACCTGCACTCCGGTGACTGCACGCTGTTCCACGGCGCGACCTGGATCCTGAATTCGGACGGGACGGCCTCGTTCGACGGCACGGTCACCAGCAGCGACGACAACGACGCGTGGCTGATGTGGGCGCACGTGATGGACCGCAACGGCGCCGAGCTGGGCCTGGTGGGCAACACCTTCCCGAACACGCCGGACCCGAACAAGTTCGCCCAGAACATGCCGGACAGCAGCCTGCAGTACCGCTTCCTGGCGACGGGCCACTTCCCGGCCTCGTGGTACGGCCTGATCGGCCAGTTGCGGCTCGAGTACCACTGCTGA
- a CDS encoding glucarate dehydratase family protein, with product MQILDVVLTPVAFADPPLLNVMGVHEPFALRSVVQVKCEDGVVGLGESYGDEAFLGEVRKVLPRLRGHDVFDLPGLQRLVAEALSDTVLTDAHGLIGGFSIRKTIGSVYSLFEVACLDAQGHYLGRPVTDLLGGRARDAVEFSAYLFYKYGKHADGREDSWGEITTPETLVGSAKRMAGEYGFKSIKLKGGVFEPAQEIDGIRALAEAFPGHPLRIDPNGAWTVETGIRVARELDGVLEYLEDPTPGIDGMAQVAAEASMPLATNMCVVNFGDVEPGFRARAIGVLLSDHHFWGGLRATQALSVTCESFGVGLSMHSNSHLGISLAAMVQVAAATPHLTYACDTHWPWKVEDVIEPGVLEFREGAVAVPATPGLGITLDEDALARLHENYVRCGLKKRDDVTYMRNFVPGFEPNTARW from the coding sequence ATGCAGATCCTCGACGTGGTGCTGACCCCGGTCGCGTTCGCGGACCCGCCACTGCTCAACGTCATGGGCGTGCACGAGCCGTTCGCGCTGCGCAGCGTCGTCCAGGTCAAGTGCGAGGACGGCGTCGTCGGGCTCGGCGAGTCCTACGGCGACGAGGCGTTCCTCGGCGAGGTGCGCAAGGTGCTGCCGCGGCTGCGCGGCCACGACGTGTTCGACCTGCCCGGCCTGCAGCGGCTGGTCGCGGAGGCGCTGTCGGACACCGTGCTGACCGACGCGCACGGCCTGATCGGCGGGTTCTCCATCCGCAAGACCATCGGCAGCGTGTACTCGCTGTTCGAGGTCGCCTGCCTGGACGCGCAGGGGCACTACCTGGGCCGTCCGGTGACCGACCTGCTCGGCGGCAGGGCGCGCGACGCCGTCGAGTTCTCCGCCTACCTGTTCTACAAGTACGGCAAGCACGCCGACGGCCGCGAGGACTCCTGGGGCGAGATCACCACGCCGGAGACGCTGGTCGGGTCGGCGAAGCGGATGGCCGGCGAGTACGGGTTCAAGTCGATCAAGCTGAAGGGCGGGGTGTTCGAGCCCGCGCAGGAGATCGACGGGATCCGCGCGCTGGCCGAGGCGTTCCCCGGGCACCCGCTGCGGATCGACCCGAACGGCGCCTGGACGGTCGAGACGGGCATCCGCGTCGCCCGTGAGCTCGACGGTGTCCTGGAGTACCTCGAAGACCCGACGCCGGGCATCGACGGCATGGCACAGGTCGCCGCCGAGGCGTCGATGCCGCTGGCCACCAACATGTGCGTGGTCAACTTCGGTGACGTCGAGCCGGGCTTCCGGGCGCGGGCGATCGGCGTGCTGCTGTCGGACCACCACTTCTGGGGCGGCCTGCGGGCGACGCAGGCGTTGTCGGTGACGTGCGAGAGCTTCGGCGTCGGCCTGTCGATGCACTCCAACAGCCACCTCGGGATCAGCCTGGCCGCGATGGTGCAGGTCGCCGCGGCCACGCCGCACCTGACCTACGCCTGCGACACGCACTGGCCGTGGAAGGTCGAGGACGTCATCGAGCCGGGCGTGCTGGAGTTCCGCGAGGGGGCCGTCGCGGTGCCGGCGACCCCGGGCCTCGGGATCACCCTCGACGAGGACGCGCTGGCCCGCCTGCACGAGAACTACGTCCGATGTGGACTGAAGAAGCGGGACGACGTGACGTACATGCGGAACTTCGTGCCGGGGTTCGAGCCGAACACGGCGAGGTGGTGA
- a CDS encoding flavin-containing monooxygenase: MTEHVDVLIVGAGLSGIGAACRLQERLPGKTYAVLEARDTIGGTWDLFRYPGIRSDSDMFTLGYPFRPWKDPKAIADGPAILSYIRSTASSFGVTEHIRFGHRVTRASWSTPDARWTVSTAHGATFTCRFLYLCSGYYSYDSGHVVDFPGREEFGGEIVHPQHWPDSLDHTDKRVVVIGSGATAVTLVPALASRASHVTMLQRSPSYVVARPGRDALADRLRALLPEKAAHRLVRGKNVVMGTLFFQLMRRLPRRTSLVLRKRVAAQLPASIPVDPHFVPSYDPWDQRLCLVPDADLFRALRSGRADIVTDRIARFTSSGVALESGRALPADVIVTATGLRLVAFGGIALTVDGRDIEPGEQRAYKGTMFGGVPNLAWCVGYTNSSWTLRADLASQYVCRLLAYLDRRGFAFCVPDATSAAGAGRPRPIVDLQSGYIKRAAADLPKQGGRRPWMMRQNYLLDLADMRFNRLADGVLRFGR, from the coding sequence ATGACCGAGCACGTGGACGTCCTGATCGTGGGCGCCGGCCTGTCCGGCATCGGCGCGGCCTGCCGGCTGCAGGAGCGGTTGCCGGGCAAGACGTACGCCGTGCTGGAAGCGCGTGACACGATCGGCGGCACCTGGGACCTCTTCCGGTACCCGGGCATCCGGTCGGATTCGGACATGTTCACCCTCGGTTACCCGTTTCGGCCGTGGAAGGACCCGAAGGCGATCGCCGACGGCCCGGCGATCCTCAGCTACATCCGCTCGACGGCGTCGTCCTTCGGGGTCACCGAGCACATCCGCTTCGGCCACCGGGTGACGCGGGCGTCGTGGTCGACGCCGGACGCGCGCTGGACCGTTTCGACCGCGCACGGCGCCACGTTCACCTGCCGCTTCCTGTACCTGTGCAGCGGTTACTACTCGTACGACTCGGGGCACGTCGTCGACTTCCCCGGCCGGGAGGAGTTCGGCGGCGAGATCGTGCACCCGCAGCACTGGCCGGATTCGCTGGACCACACGGACAAGCGGGTCGTGGTGATCGGCAGCGGCGCGACGGCCGTGACGCTGGTCCCGGCGCTCGCCTCGCGCGCTTCGCACGTGACGATGCTGCAGCGGTCGCCGTCGTACGTCGTGGCGAGGCCGGGCCGGGACGCGCTGGCCGACCGGCTCCGGGCGCTGCTGCCGGAGAAGGCGGCGCACCGGCTGGTCCGCGGCAAGAACGTGGTCATGGGCACGCTGTTCTTCCAGCTGATGCGGCGGCTGCCGCGCCGGACGTCGCTGGTGCTGCGCAAGCGCGTGGCGGCGCAGCTGCCGGCGTCCATCCCGGTCGACCCGCACTTCGTGCCGTCGTACGACCCGTGGGACCAGCGGCTGTGCCTGGTGCCGGACGCGGACCTGTTCCGGGCGTTGCGTTCGGGCCGGGCGGACATCGTGACCGACCGGATCGCGCGGTTCACCTCCTCCGGCGTGGCGCTGGAATCGGGCCGCGCGTTGCCGGCGGACGTCATCGTGACGGCAACGGGACTCCGGCTGGTGGCGTTCGGCGGGATCGCGCTGACGGTCGACGGCCGCGACATCGAGCCGGGCGAGCAGCGGGCGTACAAGGGCACGATGTTCGGCGGGGTGCCCAACCTGGCGTGGTGCGTGGGGTACACGAACAGCTCGTGGACGCTGCGAGCGGACCTGGCGTCGCAGTACGTGTGCCGCCTGCTGGCGTACCTGGACCGGCGCGGGTTCGCGTTCTGCGTACCGGACGCGACGTCGGCGGCGGGCGCGGGCCGGCCGCGGCCGATCGTGGACCTGCAGTCGGGGTACATCAAGCGGGCCGCCGCCGACCTGCCGAAGCAGGGTGGGCGACGGCCCTGGATGATGCGCCAGAACTACCTGCTGGACCTGGCGGACATGCGGTTCAACCGCCTCGCCGACGGCGTGCTGCGGTTCGGCCGCTGA
- a CDS encoding polysaccharide lyase 8 family protein produces the protein MPVNRRNALRGGALAAASTVLLTRPAFAAAAPAPAAAAAATATATKTAATAPIVAAYRQLQTGINRPSPERAEALVNLGRVAKAYNSTLSVAGGGAPLWTDLPLGPGSDYTTSMYARLRAIAVDWGTPGSALSGDPIVLDRIKAALELLYASQYNENVGEIGNWYTYEIGIPYYLLHTLSVVADELTAEQLARYLKPVKRFVGNPNLRANNPSVVETGANRADKALISIVAGAMLGDTAWIKTGIDALTDVAGGGAASVVAKLDRAAGDGFHVDGSFIQHDTIPYPGHYGIVLLSALAGAIHVTQGTEYALPQPLKDKIYALVADSFAPFVYAGALMEPVRGRMLSRQGETGHDIGHQLTVATLVLARTASGRTKTDLNALAAKWIKEGEYAPFLKIPDPERFAPGPDLVATPGIEFAQDMLAAGARPARVEATHRIFGQQDRLVHVTDGWSASLGVSSTRISRYEAINGQNLKGYHVGDGVLYTFLPNAKGHYTDAYWPTVDPLLLPGTTEHDGPVDPRFGGVPVGPNAHTGGVRWDARHGAHAFGFTNWDGSLVAKKSWFFTPDGIVCLGAGITSTSPSAVRTTIENRNLGEGGRGALLADGRRVATELGKSSALRRPRWVHLENVGGYLLLDDASVTALREDRTGAWRDIDTGANTKGTTTPNTRRYQKLVLEHGVKPTDAKYAYAVLPGASVIDTLTASRSWRVLANTSVVQAIRVGGTVLANFFAAGSAGELTVSGPASVAIGRCGARTQLAVADPTQLQDSVTVTVRGRAVVVPMAGTFGATKVVLV, from the coding sequence ATGCCCGTGAACCGGAGAAACGCCCTGCGCGGTGGTGCCCTGGCGGCCGCTTCCACCGTGCTCCTGACCCGCCCGGCCTTCGCCGCGGCCGCACCCGCACCCGCAGCCGCAGCCGCAGCCACAGCCACAGCCACAAAAACCGCCGCGACCGCGCCGATCGTCGCCGCCTATCGGCAGTTGCAGACCGGGATCAACCGGCCGTCGCCGGAACGGGCCGAGGCACTCGTCAACCTCGGCCGCGTCGCCAAGGCCTACAACTCGACCCTGTCCGTGGCCGGGGGCGGGGCTCCACTGTGGACTGATCTGCCGCTCGGCCCGGGCAGTGACTACACGACGTCGATGTACGCGCGGCTGCGGGCGATCGCCGTCGACTGGGGGACGCCGGGCAGTGCACTGTCCGGCGACCCGATCGTGCTCGATCGCATCAAGGCCGCGCTGGAACTCCTCTACGCCAGCCAGTACAACGAAAACGTCGGCGAAATCGGCAACTGGTACACCTACGAAATCGGCATCCCGTACTACCTGCTGCACACGCTGTCGGTCGTCGCGGACGAACTGACCGCCGAGCAGCTCGCGCGGTACCTCAAGCCGGTCAAGCGGTTCGTCGGCAACCCGAACCTGCGCGCGAACAACCCGTCGGTCGTCGAAACCGGCGCCAACCGCGCGGACAAGGCGCTCATCTCGATCGTCGCGGGCGCGATGCTCGGCGACACGGCGTGGATCAAGACCGGCATCGACGCGCTCACCGACGTCGCGGGCGGGGGCGCGGCGAGCGTCGTCGCGAAACTGGACCGCGCGGCAGGTGACGGCTTCCACGTCGACGGCTCGTTCATCCAGCACGACACGATCCCGTACCCCGGCCACTACGGCATCGTGCTGCTCAGCGCGCTCGCCGGCGCCATCCACGTCACGCAGGGCACCGAATACGCGCTCCCGCAGCCGTTGAAGGACAAGATCTACGCGCTCGTCGCGGACAGCTTCGCGCCCTTCGTCTACGCGGGCGCGCTGATGGAGCCGGTGCGCGGGCGGATGCTCTCGCGGCAGGGGGAGACCGGCCACGACATCGGCCACCAGCTCACCGTCGCCACGCTGGTGCTCGCCCGGACGGCGTCGGGCAGGACGAAGACCGACCTGAACGCCCTCGCCGCGAAGTGGATCAAGGAAGGCGAGTACGCGCCGTTCCTGAAGATCCCGGACCCGGAGCGGTTCGCGCCCGGCCCCGACCTGGTGGCGACGCCGGGCATCGAGTTCGCGCAGGACATGCTGGCCGCCGGCGCGCGCCCGGCGCGGGTCGAGGCGACGCACCGGATCTTCGGCCAGCAGGACAGGCTGGTCCACGTCACCGACGGCTGGTCGGCCTCGCTCGGCGTCAGCTCGACGCGGATCTCGCGCTACGAAGCCATCAACGGCCAGAACCTCAAGGGCTACCACGTCGGCGACGGCGTGCTCTACACGTTCCTGCCGAACGCCAAGGGCCACTACACCGACGCCTACTGGCCGACGGTCGACCCGCTGCTGCTGCCGGGCACGACCGAGCACGACGGCCCGGTCGACCCCAGGTTCGGCGGGGTCCCGGTGGGCCCGAACGCGCACACCGGCGGCGTCCGGTGGGACGCCCGGCACGGCGCCCACGCCTTCGGCTTCACGAACTGGGACGGCTCGCTGGTCGCGAAGAAGTCGTGGTTCTTCACCCCGGACGGGATCGTCTGCCTCGGCGCCGGGATCACCAGCACGTCCCCGTCCGCGGTCCGCACCACGATCGAAAACCGCAACCTCGGCGAGGGCGGCCGCGGCGCGCTGCTGGCCGACGGCCGGCGCGTCGCGACCGAGCTCGGGAAGAGCTCGGCGCTGCGGCGGCCGCGCTGGGTGCACCTGGAGAACGTCGGCGGGTACCTGCTCCTCGACGACGCTTCGGTGACGGCACTGCGCGAAGACCGGACCGGCGCGTGGCGCGACATCGACACGGGCGCCAACACCAAGGGCACGACGACGCCGAACACGCGCCGGTACCAGAAGCTCGTCCTGGAACACGGCGTGAAGCCGACGGACGCGAAGTACGCGTACGCGGTGCTGCCGGGGGCGTCGGTGATCGACACGCTCACAGCGTCCCGATCGTGGCGCGTGCTGGCGAACACCTCGGTGGTGCAGGCCATCCGGGTGGGCGGCACGGTGCTCGCGAACTTCTTCGCGGCCGGCTCGGCCGGCGAGCTGACCGTGTCCGGGCCGGCGTCGGTGGCGATCGGGCGCTGCGGGGCCCGGACCCAGCTCGCGGTGGCGGATCCGACGCAGCTGCAGGACAGCGTCACGGTGACGGTGCGTGGTCGCGCCGTCGTGGTGCCGATGGCGGGCACCTTCGGCGCGACGAAGGTCGTCCTGGTGTGA
- a CDS encoding sodium:solute symporter family protein, whose product MHALDWTMICAYFALMIVIGWWSHKRISDVKDFFTAGGRMPWWLAGISHHMSGYSAVLFVAYAGVAYTSGVTVYFWGFASIGIGVGIGSWLFAARWNRLRSKLGVASPLEYLAKRYNVPTQQALAWSGSLLKIFDIAAKWFAVATLLHVFAGLDYNLGILITGAVTLVYCTIGGLWADALTDFGQFVIQAIAAIVMIVVVLAKLGGISALWTMWDKLPEGHVNPVTSKYTTIFLLVYVLVKTLEYNGGMWNLAQRYMAAPNTHEAKRGARLSSALYLLWPLVLMFPMFAAPLLIPGIKDPTQSYAIMTTTFLPPGLIGLVLAGIFSHTMAMVSSDANAISAVITRDMIPAMFRRARQWTDTQGLKAARITTVVFVALTMLVATQAQNLGGVLQIVVNWVAALMGPISIPLLLGMLPWFRKCGPRAALISWAGGLIDYALVYYVFKANQTVLVATPILVSLALYVGLGLLAPERSAAADEIVDTVNHADDDVDRKQEGTAVPA is encoded by the coding sequence GTGCACGCACTCGACTGGACGATGATCTGCGCGTACTTCGCGCTGATGATCGTGATCGGCTGGTGGTCGCACAAGAGAATCAGCGACGTGAAGGACTTCTTCACCGCCGGCGGCCGAATGCCGTGGTGGCTGGCCGGCATCTCGCACCACATGTCCGGCTACAGCGCCGTGCTCTTCGTCGCGTACGCGGGCGTCGCGTACACCAGCGGCGTCACCGTCTACTTCTGGGGCTTCGCCAGCATCGGCATCGGCGTGGGCATCGGCAGCTGGCTCTTCGCCGCCCGCTGGAACCGGCTGCGCTCGAAGCTGGGCGTCGCCTCGCCGCTGGAGTACCTGGCCAAGCGGTACAACGTGCCGACGCAGCAGGCCCTGGCCTGGAGCGGCAGCCTGCTGAAGATCTTCGACATCGCGGCCAAGTGGTTCGCCGTCGCGACGCTGCTGCACGTCTTCGCCGGCCTGGACTACAACCTCGGCATCCTCATCACCGGCGCGGTCACCCTGGTCTACTGCACCATCGGCGGCCTGTGGGCCGACGCGCTCACCGACTTCGGCCAGTTCGTCATCCAGGCCATCGCCGCGATCGTGATGATCGTCGTGGTGCTCGCCAAGCTGGGCGGGATCTCCGCGCTCTGGACGATGTGGGACAAACTCCCCGAAGGCCACGTCAACCCGGTGACGTCCAAGTACACCACCATCTTCTTGCTCGTCTACGTGCTGGTGAAGACGCTGGAGTACAACGGAGGCATGTGGAACCTGGCGCAGCGGTACATGGCCGCGCCGAACACCCACGAGGCCAAGCGCGGCGCGCGGCTTTCGTCCGCGCTGTACCTGCTGTGGCCGCTGGTGCTGATGTTCCCGATGTTCGCCGCGCCGCTGCTCATCCCGGGCATCAAGGACCCGACGCAGTCCTACGCGATCATGACCACGACGTTCCTGCCGCCGGGCCTGATCGGGCTGGTGCTGGCCGGCATCTTCTCGCACACCATGGCGATGGTCTCCTCCGACGCCAACGCGATCTCCGCGGTGATCACCCGCGACATGATCCCGGCGATGTTCCGCCGCGCCCGTCAGTGGACCGACACCCAGGGCCTCAAGGCGGCCCGGATCACCACGGTCGTGTTCGTCGCGCTGACCATGCTGGTGGCCACCCAGGCGCAGAACCTCGGCGGCGTGCTGCAGATCGTCGTCAACTGGGTCGCCGCGCTGATGGGCCCGATCTCGATCCCGCTGCTGCTGGGCATGCTGCCGTGGTTCCGCAAGTGCGGCCCGCGCGCGGCGCTGATCTCCTGGGCGGGCGGCCTGATCGACTACGCGCTGGTGTACTACGTCTTCAAGGCGAACCAGACGGTGCTGGTCGCGACCCCGATCCTGGTCTCGCTCGCGCTCTACGTCGGTCTCGGCCTGCTCGCCCCCGAGCGCAGCGCGGCCGCCGATGAGATCGTCGACACCGTGAACCATGCCGACGACGACGTCGACCGGAAGCAGGAAGGCACGGCCGTGCCCGCCTGA
- a CDS encoding aldehyde dehydrogenase (NADP(+)), with amino-acid sequence MSQATDAATLEKILAGAADAARPAAEATPAERAGWLTAVADALDAAADELVPLAHAETHLPESPRLAGELKRTTFQLRLFAEVLADGEYLGATVDHADPDWPMGPRPDIRRVKTAIGPVLVFAAGNFPFAFSVAGGDTASALAAGCPVVLKAHPGHPELSAQTGSIVREALIKAGAPAALFNVIFGQDEGVTALKDPRIAAASFTGSIPGGRALFDIAAARPRPIPFYGELGSVNPVVVTEAAVAARGEAVAKGYAASFTLGAGQFCTKPGLLFLPEDHGLTDALRAALDGAPAQPMLNDRIASGFSSRLSELQEVPGVEVVSSSPSSAPAFSPTLLATTGKQFLEGGATVHEECFGPASLIVTYADQAELLRLLEVIEPGLTATIHGEESDVDWLRPVLPSLARIAGRLLWNDWPTGVTVSWAQQHGGPYPATTAPTTTSVGTAAIERFLRPIAWQGFPDALLPEPLQEANPWQLPRRTDGSR; translated from the coding sequence ATGAGCCAGGCCACCGACGCCGCCACGCTCGAGAAGATCCTGGCGGGAGCCGCCGACGCGGCCCGCCCCGCCGCCGAGGCGACCCCGGCCGAACGCGCCGGCTGGCTGACCGCCGTCGCCGACGCCCTCGACGCCGCCGCGGACGAGCTGGTCCCGCTGGCGCACGCCGAGACGCACCTGCCGGAGTCGCCGCGGCTGGCCGGCGAGCTGAAGCGCACGACGTTCCAGCTGCGCCTGTTCGCCGAGGTCCTCGCCGACGGTGAGTACCTCGGCGCGACGGTCGACCACGCCGACCCGGACTGGCCGATGGGCCCGCGTCCGGACATCCGCCGCGTCAAGACCGCGATCGGGCCCGTGCTGGTGTTCGCGGCCGGCAACTTCCCGTTCGCGTTCAGCGTCGCGGGTGGCGACACGGCGTCCGCGCTGGCCGCGGGCTGCCCGGTGGTCCTCAAGGCCCACCCCGGGCACCCGGAGCTCTCGGCGCAGACCGGCTCGATCGTGCGGGAGGCGCTGATCAAGGCCGGTGCGCCGGCCGCGCTGTTCAACGTGATCTTCGGCCAGGACGAGGGCGTCACGGCGCTCAAGGACCCGCGGATCGCGGCGGCGTCGTTCACCGGCTCGATCCCCGGCGGGCGGGCCCTGTTCGACATCGCGGCGGCGCGGCCGCGGCCGATCCCGTTCTACGGCGAGCTGGGCAGTGTCAACCCGGTCGTGGTGACGGAGGCCGCGGTGGCCGCGCGCGGGGAGGCCGTGGCGAAGGGCTACGCCGCGTCGTTCACCCTCGGAGCCGGCCAGTTCTGCACCAAGCCGGGCCTGCTGTTTCTCCCGGAGGACCACGGCCTGACGGACGCGTTGCGCGCGGCCCTCGACGGGGCGCCGGCGCAGCCGATGCTGAACGACCGGATCGCCTCCGGGTTTTCGTCCCGGTTGTCCGAGCTGCAAGAGGTCCCGGGCGTCGAGGTCGTGTCTTCGTCTCCTTCGTCCGCGCCGGCGTTCTCCCCGACACTGCTGGCCACGACCGGCAAGCAGTTCCTCGAGGGCGGCGCCACGGTGCACGAGGAGTGCTTCGGGCCGGCGTCGCTGATCGTCACGTACGCCGACCAGGCGGAGCTGCTGCGCCTGCTGGAGGTGATCGAACCGGGGCTCACCGCCACGATCCACGGCGAGGAGTCCGATGTGGACTGGCTCCGGCCGGTGCTGCCGTCACTGGCCCGCATCGCCGGTCGGCTGCTGTGGAACGACTGGCCCACCGGAGTGACGGTGAGCTGGGCCCAGCAGCACGGCGGCCCGTACCCGGCCACAACGGCCCCGACGACGACATCGGTCGGCACGGCGGCGATCGAGCGGTTCCTGCGCCCGATCGCCTGGCAGGGCTTCCCGGACGCGTTGCTGCCCGAACCCCTGCAGGAGGCCAACCCCTGGCAACTGCCCCGCCGCACCGACGGCTCCCGCTGA
- a CDS encoding IclR family transcriptional regulator produces MPQKVDNAAESAPAESSGVKSARRAVDLIETFAANDVWLSLSDLHARTGFPRSSLHGLLRTLLEAGWLEADTNTARYRLGVRALICGTAYLDRDAVVPFATEALERIREKTGFTAHFARRNGTEVVYLETRESQRSTHLVSRVGRTLPAHATALGKALLAELTHDEIEALMPATLTALTPNTITSLEALHAEFAATRERGYAAEVEEGTLGVRCVAAVIPYRIPGTDAISCSMPIAQVTDDDARRVGELLAETTAELGQQLRRAGIR; encoded by the coding sequence ATGCCGCAGAAGGTGGACAACGCGGCCGAGAGCGCCCCGGCCGAGTCGTCGGGGGTGAAGTCCGCGCGCCGGGCCGTCGACCTCATCGAGACGTTCGCGGCGAACGACGTCTGGCTGTCGCTGTCGGACCTGCACGCCCGCACCGGCTTCCCGCGCTCGTCGCTGCACGGCCTGCTGCGGACGCTGCTCGAGGCCGGCTGGCTGGAAGCCGACACGAACACCGCCCGCTACCGCCTCGGCGTCCGCGCGCTGATCTGCGGCACGGCGTACCTCGACCGCGACGCCGTGGTCCCGTTCGCCACCGAGGCGCTGGAGCGCATCCGGGAAAAGACGGGCTTCACCGCGCACTTCGCGCGCCGCAACGGCACCGAAGTCGTCTACCTGGAGACGCGGGAGTCGCAGCGCTCGACCCACCTGGTCTCGCGCGTCGGGCGCACGCTGCCCGCGCACGCGACCGCGCTGGGCAAGGCGCTGCTGGCCGAGCTGACGCACGACGAGATCGAGGCGCTGATGCCGGCGACGCTGACCGCGCTGACCCCGAACACCATCACCTCGCTCGAAGCCCTGCACGCCGAGTTCGCCGCCACCCGCGAGCGCGGGTACGCCGCCGAGGTCGAGGAAGGCACGCTCGGCGTCCGGTGCGTCGCCGCGGTGATCCCCTACCGCATCCCGGGCACCGACGCGATCAGCTGCTCGATGCCGATCGCCCAGGTGACCGACGACGACGCCCGCCGCGTCGGCGAGCTGCTCGCCGAGACCACCGCCGAGCTCGGGCAGCAGCTGCGCCGGGCCGGCATCCGTTAA